Genomic segment of Pseudomonas iranensis:
TCGCGCCACAACACTCGACCGCGGCTGTTCAAACGCGGCCACAGGATGCCCGCCGCCTGACCGCGCGGCCACCACAGAAACAGCCCCGAGACCACCAGCACCACGCCCCAGCCAGCGGCCATTTCGATCAGGCGATCGCCGACCGTGCCGATCATCAATTCACCGTGGATCGCGCGGGCGATGGCTTGCAGGTTCTGCTTGGCATCCTGCTCGCCGAGGATGTCGCCGTGATACGGATCGACGAATACGTTGAGTTCGTGACCAGCGTTTTTCACCACGAATTGTGCGCTGCGCTCGGCATTCACCGGCGGCAGGTACTGAGTGACCTGGCCTTGCGGATAGGCAGCTTTCACCCGTTGCAGCAAGTCATCGGCCGGTACCGTGTGGTGCCCGACCGGTACTTCGAGCAGGCTGCTGTACATCAGCGAATCGAGCTGCGGTTTGAACAGATAAATGATCCCGGTCAGGGCCAGCATCACCATGAACGGCGCGACGAACAGCCCGGCATAGAAATGCCAGCGCCAGGCCAGGTTGTAGAAATTGGGTTGAGGCTTTTGCATCACGTGTGCTCCGCTTGGCTTGGTTCTTTTCGTTGTCTGTTTACCCGTGGGAGCGAGCCTGCTCGCGAAGGCGTCATGCCAGACGACATCAATGTTGAATGCGCCGGCCTCTTCGCGAGCAGGCTCGCTCCCACATGGGTAGGTGTTGGTGTCAGAAACTCATATCCACTTTGGTCCAGAGCGTGCGCCCCGGTTCATTAATTGCCTGTGGGTCATTGGCCGGGTAACCGAACCCGGCGTTGCCAGCCAGATTCAAATGCTCGGCGTAGGCTTTGCCGAACAGGTTGTCGACGCCGCTGCTGACCTTCCAGTGCTGGTTGATGCGGTACGCGCCGTTGAGCGAGAACACGCCGAAGCCCGAGCTCTGGGCGTAATCCTTGCCGACCACGTTGCCCTTGTTCGCGTCGATGCGGTGCTGCGCGGCGACCACTCGCCAGAGTGCGCCGGCGCTCCAGTTGTCTTGGCTGTAGGTCAGTCCGAAACGCGCATCCAGCGGCGGCATCTGCGGTAATGCCGAGCCGTCACTGCTGTTCTTGCCCCAGGCATAGGCCAGGGTCGCATCGGCTTTCCAGTTGTCGGTGAGGTTGTAGGCAGCACCGAGTTCGCCCCCCATGATCCGCGCGTCGATGTTTTCGGCGCGCGAAGTGCTCATGCCCATCATTCCCGGCGTGTAGTCGAACAGGATGTAATCGCGTACCACACCGATGTAACCCGAGGCCCAGGCTTCGAGGTCGGCGCTCCTGTAGTTCACGCCAAAGTCGAGCTGCGTGGTCTTTTCCGGTTTGATCGAGTCGAACGCATTGACCGATCCTGCCGGGCCGGACTTGGGTGAAAACAACTCCCAGTAATCCGGGAAGCGTTGCGCGTGACCGAGGCCGGCGTAGAGCGTGGTCGGGCTGTCGGCGAGGTCATGCTCGTAACGGATGAAGCCGCTGGGCAGGGTGTCGGCGCGGGTGTCGTCGGCGGTCGGGTTGGGCCGAGACGTCATCCCCGACCCGATGGTTTGCCGATAATCCTTCGCCGAAGCACGGTCGACACGGGCGCCAGTGATCAGGCGATCACGCTCGGCGGCGTACCAGGTCATTTCGCTGAACACGCCGTAGTTATGGAAATCGGCGTCCTTGCTGTACGGCAGGTCCTTATAGATGTCGATGCCCATTGCACTGCGCTGACGGTGCTCGTTGGTCTGTGCGTCGAGGCCGGTGATCAGCTGAACATCAGCCCAGCGCCAGGTCGCCTTGAGCCGCGCGCCGAGGGTACGGCGGTCGACGTTGGACGCCATGGGCCCTGCCATCATGCCGGTGCCGGACGGGGTGCGCAGGGTGTAGTTATCCATCACATGGTCGGCGTAGTTGTAGTAGACCTGCACCTCGAGTTTTTCCAGCACCTCGCTGATGTTGGATTTTTCCAGGCGCAGGCCAAGGCTTTCACGCAGGAACTGCGAACCGTCCATGCCGCGCCCGGCATACCGCGCCTCGCCGTCGCCCTTGCCGGCGGTGAGTTCGATCAGGGTGTCGGCATCCGGCGTCCAGCCCAGTGCGACATCGCCGTTCCACTTGTCGTAACGCGAGGCGACGATGTCGTTGTTGCCGTCGCGATAGTCATCGGAATGCGCGGTGTTGCCGATCACCCGCACGTAACCCTGAGGGCCGCCGGCAGCGGCATCGATGACCTTGTCGAAACGGCCGTGCGAGCCAGCCAGGATGCTGGCGTTGACGCGAGTGCCGAGTTCGCCGAAGTTCTCCGGCTCACGGTCGAACAGCACCGTACCGGCCGATGCGCCCGGCCCCCAGATGACGGTCTGCGGGCCTTTGATCACCGTGAGTTTGTCGTAGGTTTCCGGCGAGATGTACGAGGTCGGCGCGTCCATCCGGCCAGGGCAGGCGCCGAGCATCATGCTGCCGTTGGTGAGGATATTCAGGCGCGAGCCGAACATGCCGCGCAGCACCGGATCGCCGTTGGTGCCGCCATTGCGCACCAGAGCGAAGCCGGGAATGGTCTTCAGGTAATCGCCACCGTCACTGGCCGGCACCGGTTGGCGCGGATCCTTGGGGTTGGTGACGATCGTCAGTGGTGAGCTCGGGGCGATGGCAGTGATCACCGTCGGGCTCAATTCACTTTCGTGGCTCGCGTGATCATCAGCCAACGCCAGCGGTGTCAGCAGCAGGCCGCAAAGGACGGCAATAGCGTGCCTGCAACGAATCCGCGATTCATTCAGGGCAAAGTGCGCGCGGGCAGATTCCGCGCAGGGGACAGCAGTAAACCTGGACATGACAATTTCCATCGAACAGTCGTAAACACCACGGCCGGCAGCCTGGAGCTGTCTTCTCAACCGTGTGCAATCAGAGGTGCGTGTTTACGTGGCGATGGGCGGGGCGCGGGTGCGGGCGCCGGGGAAGAAGGGGTGGCGGGCATGGCCCAGACGCGGGGAGGGTGGGGTGAAGGTGTTCGGTGGCGGGATGTTGAAAGCGACGAAATCGCCGCCGCCGGCCAGTGCCGGGCAATTGAACAGCAGGCTGCAATAGCCGCATTTTTCCCACAGCACGTGGTGCGAAGATTGCGGCGGGCAATGCTCGGCCGCAGGCTGGGCTGCATGGCCGCTGTGATCCATGCCGGGCATGTCCATCGACATGTCCATGCTCATTGGCATCGACGTCGAGGCGTGTTGATCCATCGGCATCGACTGAGAAATCAGTGGACCGATGAAGATCATCAGCATGGCGAACAGGGCGATCCAACTGCCACGCGTCAGCGCTTGAGTCTGACGGTGATGCGGGACGGGCCTGGCGCGCAACGAGCGCATGGGCGAAGTCAGCCGGGTCGGTTACTGAGCGTGGACGTGGCCCTGAGCGGATTCCGGCGCTTTCTTCTGCACGGCTACTTCAACGCTGACGTCACCGGCCTTTTCGAAATGCAGGGTCATCGGGAAACGCTTGCCGTCGCTGAGCAGGCTGCGATCGCTCGGGTTGAGCAGCATCACGTGGTAAGCCATCGGCGCGAAGGTCACGGTGCCGCCGGCGGGGATTTCCACGCTTGGCACTTGCTGCATCTTCATCAGATCGCCCTGCATCACGTGCTCGTGCAACTGCGCTTGTGCAGCGATGGGCGAGTCGACGCTGAGCAGGCGATCGGCGCCTTTGCCGGTGTTGTGGATGATGAAGTAGGCGGCGACGGTCGGCGCATTCGGCGGCAGTTCCTGCGACCACGGATGGGCGATTTCCAGCGCACCCGCCTTGTATTCATGGGCATGGGCGAAGCACGCCGGCAACAACAGCGCAGCGAGGACGAAGAGTTTCTTCAACATGGCAGTTCTCCAGAACGATTTGAAACGCGGATTTGTGGCGCGAACAAATCAGACCAGAGGGGAAGCACGGGGATTGAGACTCGGCCATTGCTGGCGCGGCGTCGGGGTTTGCAGGGAGACGGGCGCAACGCTGCGGTTGCTTTCAAATTGCGCGAAATACAGCTGCGGCGAATGCCCCGGCAGCGCCAGCAATGGCGCCCCACCTGAGCAACACCAGCAGTGCTGCATGTTTGAATGGCTGTCGTTCTGCGGGGCCTGCTGATCCGTGGCACCGATGTCGATCGCCACCATCTTCATGCCGTTGCCGGTGCAGAAACTGCTCCAGAGTATCTGTTCGCCCGATGAACTGGCCGCCTGCGCCATCGCACCGCTCAGCGGCATGGCGAGCATGTTGAACAGCACTGCAAAGCAGGCGATCCAGGCAAATGCTAACCGGCGTCGGTTCATGGGGCAGGTCCGTTGGGTGGGCGATCAGGCGCGGCCCATTTAGCCTGATCAGGGCCGATAAGTAAAAAAGCGTCGTGCGGTTTGGTGTCGCAGTCCATTCACAGCGTTACGGCATGCAATCTCAAACCCAGAGCCTTCATGACTTTCATGATAGTTGCGAATTCGGGATTGCCAGTGCTACTCAGGGCTTTATAAAGACTTTCGCGGCCCAAACCTGCATCCCGCGCCACTTGTGTCATGCCTTGAGCCCGGGCGATGTCAT
This window contains:
- a CDS encoding copper chaperone PCu(A)C, with the protein product MLKKLFVLAALLLPACFAHAHEYKAGALEIAHPWSQELPPNAPTVAAYFIIHNTGKGADRLLSVDSPIAAQAQLHEHVMQGDLMKMQQVPSVEIPAGGTVTFAPMAYHVMLLNPSDRSLLSDGKRFPMTLHFEKAGDVSVEVAVQKKAPESAQGHVHAQ
- a CDS encoding DUF2946 domain-containing protein, whose product is MNRRRLAFAWIACFAVLFNMLAMPLSGAMAQAASSSGEQILWSSFCTGNGMKMVAIDIGATDQQAPQNDSHSNMQHCWCCSGGAPLLALPGHSPQLYFAQFESNRSVAPVSLQTPTPRQQWPSLNPRASPLV
- a CDS encoding DUF2946 domain-containing protein, which encodes MRSLRARPVPHHRQTQALTRGSWIALFAMLMIFIGPLISQSMPMDQHASTSMPMSMDMSMDMPGMDHSGHAAQPAAEHCPPQSSHHVLWEKCGYCSLLFNCPALAGGGDFVAFNIPPPNTFTPPSPRLGHARHPFFPGARTRAPPIAT
- a CDS encoding addiction module antidote protein — encoded protein: MTEEFARFDAAEYLKTPEDMAAYLDACFDDDEGDGVLIRAALNDIARAQGMTQVARDAGLGRESLYKALSSTGNPEFATIMKVMKALGLRLHAVTL
- a CDS encoding TonB-dependent copper receptor, whose amino-acid sequence is MSRFTAVPCAESARAHFALNESRIRCRHAIAVLCGLLLTPLALADDHASHESELSPTVITAIAPSSPLTIVTNPKDPRQPVPASDGGDYLKTIPGFALVRNGGTNGDPVLRGMFGSRLNILTNGSMMLGACPGRMDAPTSYISPETYDKLTVIKGPQTVIWGPGASAGTVLFDREPENFGELGTRVNASILAGSHGRFDKVIDAAAGGPQGYVRVIGNTAHSDDYRDGNNDIVASRYDKWNGDVALGWTPDADTLIELTAGKGDGEARYAGRGMDGSQFLRESLGLRLEKSNISEVLEKLEVQVYYNYADHVMDNYTLRTPSGTGMMAGPMASNVDRRTLGARLKATWRWADVQLITGLDAQTNEHRQRSAMGIDIYKDLPYSKDADFHNYGVFSEMTWYAAERDRLITGARVDRASAKDYRQTIGSGMTSRPNPTADDTRADTLPSGFIRYEHDLADSPTTLYAGLGHAQRFPDYWELFSPKSGPAGSVNAFDSIKPEKTTQLDFGVNYRSADLEAWASGYIGVVRDYILFDYTPGMMGMSTSRAENIDARIMGGELGAAYNLTDNWKADATLAYAWGKNSSDGSALPQMPPLDARFGLTYSQDNWSAGALWRVVAAQHRIDANKGNVVGKDYAQSSGFGVFSLNGAYRINQHWKVSSGVDNLFGKAYAEHLNLAGNAGFGYPANDPQAINEPGRTLWTKVDMSF